One stretch of Solenopsis invicta isolate M01_SB chromosome 16, UNIL_Sinv_3.0, whole genome shotgun sequence DNA includes these proteins:
- the LOC105206574 gene encoding uncharacterized protein LOC105206574 isoform X1: MAGNGVPVLLITANVGSIFEEPSVMLKIWTEEFLSTISRLDPKFIALHCQEVGGKNYEQSMRHVEDFVRLLMSSEELRLFDKIRVFLDEDYSSAEHFTALGNFYFVHESLSDVLLWDFNECTFVPVTGKEVHSGNIEAVTTKEKAKFPQEFFPECKWSRKGFLRTRWSISGTVFDLINIHLFHDASNFIAMENYPSVYSKTRRRALEHTLDRFHNDKYPNVPYFLFGDFNFRTDTSGVIKKLTEDTQEKRLSNKGNISKLQFHNRDDDLILTLGKKEFSHHEHQNVFIKNGGEWLREYDKELGDFRGRLFEFPINFVPSYPFQEDINEPVNYMQTRVPAWCDRVLLSPTAKTLVQDIDNSEAMEYGIIGPSTCMGDHKPVYLKANLISDAGMRDCCNLPIAPEFCFRVPNNYLELLSMLPECNSYANARADSIDYSSNLLHAIPVKHDPYTPDSMDSPSPNALTSGEVQDLYTDHIDSNNIGDNTTSMQRLSQMSNMSRRHIDRAVSPALLKSRLELIVQNKKQEDADLEVDASDIKRSPSECHLRSWSDSDDQQWCVRKNRCNSDVSWQRSHVLTEAWVQSKGQQGYHSFSNFANRSSSNSSAPEIVDGLPPDLIIPRIAIIHASNFESNASSGYFHDDRLSNYSENKLSSYSDGCTKTLSGEAMSSEKSDEIGDKTDEEDGNRLSSSTDRIEKENNTNAKCHNESVSNKDIYFEKDNREFIEDECDMCKETHKCQIESQTFARNTFYMKNDVSDKTNDKLIMEHFHEDIPGESYIRNIQYTEILLENQPKYQSLRRRHNKTDTNLDKINVEISDTSYKKTSMEIEPLRKQDSDSHVIKTCPDIHPVSHDADIISCESKQKTCTSKNTTRSNSAHSQDISDHAGNVKLKLKAYKVTERYKSNIMGRRTKCRKCCCVVS, encoded by the exons ATGGCGGGCAACGGGGTCCCGGTCCTCCTCATCACCGCGAACGTCGGCAGCATCTTCGAAGAG CCTAGTGTCATGCTGAAGATATGGACGGAAGAGTTTTTATCC ACCATATCGAGGCTGGATCCGAAATTTATAGCGCTGCACTGCCAAGAAGTAGGTGGAAAGAATTACGAGCAGAGTATGAGGCACGTGGAGGACTTTGTTAG ATTACTTATGTCATCGGAAGAATTAAGGTTGTTCGACAAAATTAGGGTATTCCTCGATGAGGATTATTCATCCGCTGAGCATTTCACA GCTCTAGGAAATTTCTACTTCGTGCACGAGTCGCTGAGCGATGTTTTATTGTGGGATTTTAATG AGTGCACTTTTGTACCTGTAACTGGAAAAGAAGTCCATTCGGGCAACATAGAAGCAGTTACTACCAAAGAGAAAGCTAAGTTTCCTCAAGAGTTCTTCCCTGAATGCAAATGGTCCAGAAAGGGTTTTCTGCGCACGCGATGGAGTATTAGTGGAACAGTTTTTGATCTCATAAACATACACTTATTTCATGATGCGAGCAATTTCATTGCTATGGAAAAT TATCCATCGGTATACAGTAAAACGCGCAGAAGAGCACTCGAGCACACATTAGATAGATTTCACAATGACAAGTATCCGAATGTGccgtattttttatttggcgACTTTAATTTTAGAACGGACACATCAGGCGTGATAAAG AAACTGACAGAAGATACTCAAGAAAAGAGGTTATCAAATAAgggaaatatttcaaaattgcaaTTTCACAATAGAGATGATGATCTCATATTAACATTAGGCAAAAAGGAATTTTCTCACCATGAACATCAGaacgttttcataaaaaatggcGGTGAATGG ttACGCGAGTATGACAAAGAACTGGGAGACTTTAGGGGAAGGTTGTTCGAGTTTCCAATCAACTTTGTACCAAGTTATCCGTTTCAAGAGGATATTAATGAGCCTGTAAATTACATGCAAACAAGAGTGCCAGCTTGGTGCGATCGAGTTTTACTGAGCCCCACTGCGAAAACGCTAGTCCAAGAT ATCGATAATTCCGAGGCAATGGAATATGGTATAATCGGCCCAAGTACGTGCATGGGTGATCACAAG CCAGTCTACTTGAAGGCTAATCTCATCTCGGATGCAGGTATGAGAGACTGCTGTAACTTACCAATTGCACCTGAGTTTTGCTTCCGAGTGCCCAACAATTATCTGGAGTTGTTGTCCATGTTGCCTGAGTGTAATAGTTATGCTAACGCGCGTGCGGATTCTATTGATTATTCATCTAATTTGTTGCACGCAATACCTGTTAAGCATGATCCTTACACGCCAGATAGTATGGATAGTCCGAGCCCAAACGCGCTGACTTCCGGAGAGGTCCAAGATCTGTATACGGATCATATTGACAGCAACAACATCGGTGACAACACAACGTCGATGCAGCGATTGTCTCAAATGTCGAACATGTCGAGGCGACACATTGACCGAGCTGTATCTCCCGCTCTACTGAAATCCAGACTAGAGTTGATCGTGCAAAATAAGAAGCAGGAGGACGCGGATCTAGAAGTAGACGCCTCGGACATTAAGAGGAGTCCCAGCGAGTGCCACTTACGTTCTTGGTCCGACTCTGATGATCAACAGTGGTGCGTAAGGAAAAACAGATGTAATAGCGACGTGTCGTGGCAACGGTCCCACGTTTTAACGGAGGCTTGGGTGCAGAGCAAGGGCCAGCAAGGTTATCATTCCTTCAGTAATTTTGCGAACCGATCTTCCTCAAATTCGAGTGCCCCGGAGATCGTTGACGGATTACCACCCGATCTGATCATACCGCGAATAGCCATAATACACGCGAGTAACTTTGAGTCGAACGCAAGCTCAGGGTACTTCCACGACGACAGATTGAGTAATTATTCGGAAAATAAGTTGAGCTCTTATTCGGACGGTTGCACGAAAACGTTGAGCGGCGAGGCTATGAGTTCAGAGAAATCTGACGAGATTGGCGACAAAACGGATGAAGAAGATGGTAACAGATTGAGCTCTAGTACAGATAgaatagagaaagagaataaCACAAATGCGAAATGCCACAACGAATCAGTATcgaataaagatatatattttgaaaaggaTAATAGAGAATTTATCGAGGATGAATGCGACATGTGTAAGGAGACACATAAGTGTCAAATAGAATCGCAAACTTTTGCGAGGAACACGTTTTACATGAAGAATGATGTCTCTGATAAAACGAATGACAAATTAATCATGGAACACTTTCATGAAGATATTCCAGGTGAATCTTATATAAGAAACATACAGTACACAGAAATCCTGTTGGAAAATCAACCAAAGTATCAATCATTGCGGAGAAGACACAATAAAACCGACACGAATCTGGACAAAATAAATGTGGAAATTAGCGATACATCGTACAAAAAGACTAGCATGGAGATAGAGCCTCTTAGAAAACAAGATAGCGACAGCCATGTGATAAAGACATGCCCAGACATACACCCGGTAAGTCACGATGCAGACATTATAAGTTGTGAGAGCAAACAAAAGACGTGTACCTCGAAGAACACGACGAGAAGCAATTCGGCACACAGTCAGGATATTAGTGATCACGCAGGAAAcgttaaattaaagttgaaagcTTACAAAGTCACTGAACGATACAAGAGCAACATTATGGGAAGGCGGACTAAGTGTAGAAAGTGTTGTTGTGTAGTATCCTGA
- the LOC105206574 gene encoding uncharacterized protein LOC105206574 isoform X2: MLKIWTEEFLSTISRLDPKFIALHCQEVGGKNYEQSMRHVEDFVRLLMSSEELRLFDKIRVFLDEDYSSAEHFTALGNFYFVHESLSDVLLWDFNECTFVPVTGKEVHSGNIEAVTTKEKAKFPQEFFPECKWSRKGFLRTRWSISGTVFDLINIHLFHDASNFIAMENYPSVYSKTRRRALEHTLDRFHNDKYPNVPYFLFGDFNFRTDTSGVIKKLTEDTQEKRLSNKGNISKLQFHNRDDDLILTLGKKEFSHHEHQNVFIKNGGEWLREYDKELGDFRGRLFEFPINFVPSYPFQEDINEPVNYMQTRVPAWCDRVLLSPTAKTLVQDIDNSEAMEYGIIGPSTCMGDHKPVYLKANLISDAGMRDCCNLPIAPEFCFRVPNNYLELLSMLPECNSYANARADSIDYSSNLLHAIPVKHDPYTPDSMDSPSPNALTSGEVQDLYTDHIDSNNIGDNTTSMQRLSQMSNMSRRHIDRAVSPALLKSRLELIVQNKKQEDADLEVDASDIKRSPSECHLRSWSDSDDQQWCVRKNRCNSDVSWQRSHVLTEAWVQSKGQQGYHSFSNFANRSSSNSSAPEIVDGLPPDLIIPRIAIIHASNFESNASSGYFHDDRLSNYSENKLSSYSDGCTKTLSGEAMSSEKSDEIGDKTDEEDGNRLSSSTDRIEKENNTNAKCHNESVSNKDIYFEKDNREFIEDECDMCKETHKCQIESQTFARNTFYMKNDVSDKTNDKLIMEHFHEDIPGESYIRNIQYTEILLENQPKYQSLRRRHNKTDTNLDKINVEISDTSYKKTSMEIEPLRKQDSDSHVIKTCPDIHPVSHDADIISCESKQKTCTSKNTTRSNSAHSQDISDHAGNVKLKLKAYKVTERYKSNIMGRRTKCRKCCCVVS, encoded by the exons ATGCTGAAGATATGGACGGAAGAGTTTTTATCC ACCATATCGAGGCTGGATCCGAAATTTATAGCGCTGCACTGCCAAGAAGTAGGTGGAAAGAATTACGAGCAGAGTATGAGGCACGTGGAGGACTTTGTTAG ATTACTTATGTCATCGGAAGAATTAAGGTTGTTCGACAAAATTAGGGTATTCCTCGATGAGGATTATTCATCCGCTGAGCATTTCACA GCTCTAGGAAATTTCTACTTCGTGCACGAGTCGCTGAGCGATGTTTTATTGTGGGATTTTAATG AGTGCACTTTTGTACCTGTAACTGGAAAAGAAGTCCATTCGGGCAACATAGAAGCAGTTACTACCAAAGAGAAAGCTAAGTTTCCTCAAGAGTTCTTCCCTGAATGCAAATGGTCCAGAAAGGGTTTTCTGCGCACGCGATGGAGTATTAGTGGAACAGTTTTTGATCTCATAAACATACACTTATTTCATGATGCGAGCAATTTCATTGCTATGGAAAAT TATCCATCGGTATACAGTAAAACGCGCAGAAGAGCACTCGAGCACACATTAGATAGATTTCACAATGACAAGTATCCGAATGTGccgtattttttatttggcgACTTTAATTTTAGAACGGACACATCAGGCGTGATAAAG AAACTGACAGAAGATACTCAAGAAAAGAGGTTATCAAATAAgggaaatatttcaaaattgcaaTTTCACAATAGAGATGATGATCTCATATTAACATTAGGCAAAAAGGAATTTTCTCACCATGAACATCAGaacgttttcataaaaaatggcGGTGAATGG ttACGCGAGTATGACAAAGAACTGGGAGACTTTAGGGGAAGGTTGTTCGAGTTTCCAATCAACTTTGTACCAAGTTATCCGTTTCAAGAGGATATTAATGAGCCTGTAAATTACATGCAAACAAGAGTGCCAGCTTGGTGCGATCGAGTTTTACTGAGCCCCACTGCGAAAACGCTAGTCCAAGAT ATCGATAATTCCGAGGCAATGGAATATGGTATAATCGGCCCAAGTACGTGCATGGGTGATCACAAG CCAGTCTACTTGAAGGCTAATCTCATCTCGGATGCAGGTATGAGAGACTGCTGTAACTTACCAATTGCACCTGAGTTTTGCTTCCGAGTGCCCAACAATTATCTGGAGTTGTTGTCCATGTTGCCTGAGTGTAATAGTTATGCTAACGCGCGTGCGGATTCTATTGATTATTCATCTAATTTGTTGCACGCAATACCTGTTAAGCATGATCCTTACACGCCAGATAGTATGGATAGTCCGAGCCCAAACGCGCTGACTTCCGGAGAGGTCCAAGATCTGTATACGGATCATATTGACAGCAACAACATCGGTGACAACACAACGTCGATGCAGCGATTGTCTCAAATGTCGAACATGTCGAGGCGACACATTGACCGAGCTGTATCTCCCGCTCTACTGAAATCCAGACTAGAGTTGATCGTGCAAAATAAGAAGCAGGAGGACGCGGATCTAGAAGTAGACGCCTCGGACATTAAGAGGAGTCCCAGCGAGTGCCACTTACGTTCTTGGTCCGACTCTGATGATCAACAGTGGTGCGTAAGGAAAAACAGATGTAATAGCGACGTGTCGTGGCAACGGTCCCACGTTTTAACGGAGGCTTGGGTGCAGAGCAAGGGCCAGCAAGGTTATCATTCCTTCAGTAATTTTGCGAACCGATCTTCCTCAAATTCGAGTGCCCCGGAGATCGTTGACGGATTACCACCCGATCTGATCATACCGCGAATAGCCATAATACACGCGAGTAACTTTGAGTCGAACGCAAGCTCAGGGTACTTCCACGACGACAGATTGAGTAATTATTCGGAAAATAAGTTGAGCTCTTATTCGGACGGTTGCACGAAAACGTTGAGCGGCGAGGCTATGAGTTCAGAGAAATCTGACGAGATTGGCGACAAAACGGATGAAGAAGATGGTAACAGATTGAGCTCTAGTACAGATAgaatagagaaagagaataaCACAAATGCGAAATGCCACAACGAATCAGTATcgaataaagatatatattttgaaaaggaTAATAGAGAATTTATCGAGGATGAATGCGACATGTGTAAGGAGACACATAAGTGTCAAATAGAATCGCAAACTTTTGCGAGGAACACGTTTTACATGAAGAATGATGTCTCTGATAAAACGAATGACAAATTAATCATGGAACACTTTCATGAAGATATTCCAGGTGAATCTTATATAAGAAACATACAGTACACAGAAATCCTGTTGGAAAATCAACCAAAGTATCAATCATTGCGGAGAAGACACAATAAAACCGACACGAATCTGGACAAAATAAATGTGGAAATTAGCGATACATCGTACAAAAAGACTAGCATGGAGATAGAGCCTCTTAGAAAACAAGATAGCGACAGCCATGTGATAAAGACATGCCCAGACATACACCCGGTAAGTCACGATGCAGACATTATAAGTTGTGAGAGCAAACAAAAGACGTGTACCTCGAAGAACACGACGAGAAGCAATTCGGCACACAGTCAGGATATTAGTGATCACGCAGGAAAcgttaaattaaagttgaaagcTTACAAAGTCACTGAACGATACAAGAGCAACATTATGGGAAGGCGGACTAAGTGTAGAAAGTGTTGTTGTGTAGTATCCTGA
- the LOC105206574 gene encoding uncharacterized protein LOC105206574 isoform X4: protein MAGNGVPVLLITANVGSIFEEPSVMLKIWTEEFLSTISRLDPKFIALHCQEVGGKNYEQSMRHVEDFVRLLMSSEELRLFDKIRVFLDEDYSSAEHFTALGNFYFVHESLSDVLLWDFNECTFVPVTGKEVHSGNIEAVTTKEKAKFPQEFFPECKWSRKGFLRTRWSISGTVFDLINIHLFHDASNFIAMENYPSVYSKTRRRALEHTLDRFHNDKYPNVPYFLFGDFNFRTDTSGVIKKLTEDTQEKRLSNKGNISKLQFHNRDDDLILTLGKKEFSHHEHQNVFIKNGGEWLREYDKELGDFRGRLFEFPINFVPSYPFQEDINEPVNYMQTRVPAWCDRVLLSPTAKTLVQDIDNSEAMEYGIIGPSTCMGDHKPVYLKANLISDAGMRDCCNLPIAPEFCFRVPNNYLELLSMLPECNSYANARADSIDYSSNLLHAIPVKHDPYTPDSMDSPSPNALTSGEVQDLYTDHIDSNNIGDNTTSMQRLSQMSNMSRRHIDRAVSPALLKSRLELIVQNKKQEDADLEVDASDIKRSPSECHLRSWSDSDDQQWCVRKNRCNSDVSWQRSHVLTEAWVQSKGQQGYHSFSNFANRSSSNSSAPEIVDGLPPDLIIPRIAIIHASNFESNASSGYFHDDRLSNYSENKLSSYSDGCTKTLSGEAMSSEKSDEIGDKTDEEDGNRLSSSTDRIEKENNTNAKCHNESVSNKDIYFEKDNREFIEDECDMCKETHKCQIESQTFARNTFYMKNDVSDKTNDKLIMEHFHEDIPGESYIRNIQYTEILLENQPKYQSLRRRHNKTDTNLDKINVEISDTSYKKTSMEIEPLRKQDSDSHVIKTCPDIHPKQRGKCRRRRNPG, encoded by the exons ATGGCGGGCAACGGGGTCCCGGTCCTCCTCATCACCGCGAACGTCGGCAGCATCTTCGAAGAG CCTAGTGTCATGCTGAAGATATGGACGGAAGAGTTTTTATCC ACCATATCGAGGCTGGATCCGAAATTTATAGCGCTGCACTGCCAAGAAGTAGGTGGAAAGAATTACGAGCAGAGTATGAGGCACGTGGAGGACTTTGTTAG ATTACTTATGTCATCGGAAGAATTAAGGTTGTTCGACAAAATTAGGGTATTCCTCGATGAGGATTATTCATCCGCTGAGCATTTCACA GCTCTAGGAAATTTCTACTTCGTGCACGAGTCGCTGAGCGATGTTTTATTGTGGGATTTTAATG AGTGCACTTTTGTACCTGTAACTGGAAAAGAAGTCCATTCGGGCAACATAGAAGCAGTTACTACCAAAGAGAAAGCTAAGTTTCCTCAAGAGTTCTTCCCTGAATGCAAATGGTCCAGAAAGGGTTTTCTGCGCACGCGATGGAGTATTAGTGGAACAGTTTTTGATCTCATAAACATACACTTATTTCATGATGCGAGCAATTTCATTGCTATGGAAAAT TATCCATCGGTATACAGTAAAACGCGCAGAAGAGCACTCGAGCACACATTAGATAGATTTCACAATGACAAGTATCCGAATGTGccgtattttttatttggcgACTTTAATTTTAGAACGGACACATCAGGCGTGATAAAG AAACTGACAGAAGATACTCAAGAAAAGAGGTTATCAAATAAgggaaatatttcaaaattgcaaTTTCACAATAGAGATGATGATCTCATATTAACATTAGGCAAAAAGGAATTTTCTCACCATGAACATCAGaacgttttcataaaaaatggcGGTGAATGG ttACGCGAGTATGACAAAGAACTGGGAGACTTTAGGGGAAGGTTGTTCGAGTTTCCAATCAACTTTGTACCAAGTTATCCGTTTCAAGAGGATATTAATGAGCCTGTAAATTACATGCAAACAAGAGTGCCAGCTTGGTGCGATCGAGTTTTACTGAGCCCCACTGCGAAAACGCTAGTCCAAGAT ATCGATAATTCCGAGGCAATGGAATATGGTATAATCGGCCCAAGTACGTGCATGGGTGATCACAAG CCAGTCTACTTGAAGGCTAATCTCATCTCGGATGCAGGTATGAGAGACTGCTGTAACTTACCAATTGCACCTGAGTTTTGCTTCCGAGTGCCCAACAATTATCTGGAGTTGTTGTCCATGTTGCCTGAGTGTAATAGTTATGCTAACGCGCGTGCGGATTCTATTGATTATTCATCTAATTTGTTGCACGCAATACCTGTTAAGCATGATCCTTACACGCCAGATAGTATGGATAGTCCGAGCCCAAACGCGCTGACTTCCGGAGAGGTCCAAGATCTGTATACGGATCATATTGACAGCAACAACATCGGTGACAACACAACGTCGATGCAGCGATTGTCTCAAATGTCGAACATGTCGAGGCGACACATTGACCGAGCTGTATCTCCCGCTCTACTGAAATCCAGACTAGAGTTGATCGTGCAAAATAAGAAGCAGGAGGACGCGGATCTAGAAGTAGACGCCTCGGACATTAAGAGGAGTCCCAGCGAGTGCCACTTACGTTCTTGGTCCGACTCTGATGATCAACAGTGGTGCGTAAGGAAAAACAGATGTAATAGCGACGTGTCGTGGCAACGGTCCCACGTTTTAACGGAGGCTTGGGTGCAGAGCAAGGGCCAGCAAGGTTATCATTCCTTCAGTAATTTTGCGAACCGATCTTCCTCAAATTCGAGTGCCCCGGAGATCGTTGACGGATTACCACCCGATCTGATCATACCGCGAATAGCCATAATACACGCGAGTAACTTTGAGTCGAACGCAAGCTCAGGGTACTTCCACGACGACAGATTGAGTAATTATTCGGAAAATAAGTTGAGCTCTTATTCGGACGGTTGCACGAAAACGTTGAGCGGCGAGGCTATGAGTTCAGAGAAATCTGACGAGATTGGCGACAAAACGGATGAAGAAGATGGTAACAGATTGAGCTCTAGTACAGATAgaatagagaaagagaataaCACAAATGCGAAATGCCACAACGAATCAGTATcgaataaagatatatattttgaaaaggaTAATAGAGAATTTATCGAGGATGAATGCGACATGTGTAAGGAGACACATAAGTGTCAAATAGAATCGCAAACTTTTGCGAGGAACACGTTTTACATGAAGAATGATGTCTCTGATAAAACGAATGACAAATTAATCATGGAACACTTTCATGAAGATATTCCAGGTGAATCTTATATAAGAAACATACAGTACACAGAAATCCTGTTGGAAAATCAACCAAAGTATCAATCATTGCGGAGAAGACACAATAAAACCGACACGAATCTGGACAAAATAAATGTGGAAATTAGCGATACATCGTACAAAAAGACTAGCATGGAGATAGAGCCTCTTAGAAAACAAGATAGCGACAGCCATGTGATAAAGACATGCCCAGACATACACCCG AAACAGCGAGGGAAATGCAGACGGAGGCGAAATCCGGGTTGA
- the LOC105206574 gene encoding uncharacterized protein LOC105206574 isoform X3: MAGNGVPVLLITANVGSIFEEPSVMLKIWTEEFLSTISRLDPKFIALHCQEVGGKNYEQSMRHVEDFVRLLMSSEELRLFDKIRVFLDEDYSSAEHFTALGNFYFVHESLSDVLLWDFNECTFVPVTGKEVHSGNIEAVTTKEKAKFPQEFFPECKWSRKGFLRTRWSISGTVFDLINIHLFHDASNFIAMENYPSVYSKTRRRALEHTLDRFHNDKYPNVPYFLFGDFNFRTDTSGVIKKLTEDTQEKRLSNKGNISKLQFHNRDDDLILTLGKKEFSHHEHQNVFIKNGGEWLREYDKELGDFRGRLFEFPINFVPSYPFQEDINEPVNYMQTRVPAWCDRVLLSPTAKTLVQDIDNSEAMEYGIIGPSTCMGDHKPVYLKANLISDAGMRDCCNLPIAPEFCFRVPNNYLELLSMLPECNSYANARADSIDYSSNLLHAIPVKHDPYTPDSMDSPSPNALTSGEVQDLYTDHIDSNNIGDNTTSMQRLSQMSNMSRRHIDRAVSPALLKSRLELIVQNKKQEDADLEVDASDIKRSPSECHLRSWSDSDDQQWCVRKNRCNSDVSWQRSHVLTEAWVQSKGQQGYHSFSNFANRSSSNSSAPEIVDGLPPDLIIPRIAIIHASNFESNASSGYFHDDRLSNYSENKLSSYSDGCTKTLSGEAMSSEKSDEIGDKTDEEDGNRLSSSTDRIEKENNTNAKCHNESVSNKDIYFEKDNREFIEDECDMCKETHKCQIESQTFARNTFYMKNDVSDKTNDKLIMEHFHEDIPGESYIRNIQYTEILLENQPKYQSLRRRHNKTDTNLDKINVEISDTSYKKTSMEIEPLRKQDSDSHVIKTCPDIHPNITRERIIAVIRTAPLLRRDLFAGFFFTSA, encoded by the exons ATGGCGGGCAACGGGGTCCCGGTCCTCCTCATCACCGCGAACGTCGGCAGCATCTTCGAAGAG CCTAGTGTCATGCTGAAGATATGGACGGAAGAGTTTTTATCC ACCATATCGAGGCTGGATCCGAAATTTATAGCGCTGCACTGCCAAGAAGTAGGTGGAAAGAATTACGAGCAGAGTATGAGGCACGTGGAGGACTTTGTTAG ATTACTTATGTCATCGGAAGAATTAAGGTTGTTCGACAAAATTAGGGTATTCCTCGATGAGGATTATTCATCCGCTGAGCATTTCACA GCTCTAGGAAATTTCTACTTCGTGCACGAGTCGCTGAGCGATGTTTTATTGTGGGATTTTAATG AGTGCACTTTTGTACCTGTAACTGGAAAAGAAGTCCATTCGGGCAACATAGAAGCAGTTACTACCAAAGAGAAAGCTAAGTTTCCTCAAGAGTTCTTCCCTGAATGCAAATGGTCCAGAAAGGGTTTTCTGCGCACGCGATGGAGTATTAGTGGAACAGTTTTTGATCTCATAAACATACACTTATTTCATGATGCGAGCAATTTCATTGCTATGGAAAAT TATCCATCGGTATACAGTAAAACGCGCAGAAGAGCACTCGAGCACACATTAGATAGATTTCACAATGACAAGTATCCGAATGTGccgtattttttatttggcgACTTTAATTTTAGAACGGACACATCAGGCGTGATAAAG AAACTGACAGAAGATACTCAAGAAAAGAGGTTATCAAATAAgggaaatatttcaaaattgcaaTTTCACAATAGAGATGATGATCTCATATTAACATTAGGCAAAAAGGAATTTTCTCACCATGAACATCAGaacgttttcataaaaaatggcGGTGAATGG ttACGCGAGTATGACAAAGAACTGGGAGACTTTAGGGGAAGGTTGTTCGAGTTTCCAATCAACTTTGTACCAAGTTATCCGTTTCAAGAGGATATTAATGAGCCTGTAAATTACATGCAAACAAGAGTGCCAGCTTGGTGCGATCGAGTTTTACTGAGCCCCACTGCGAAAACGCTAGTCCAAGAT ATCGATAATTCCGAGGCAATGGAATATGGTATAATCGGCCCAAGTACGTGCATGGGTGATCACAAG CCAGTCTACTTGAAGGCTAATCTCATCTCGGATGCAGGTATGAGAGACTGCTGTAACTTACCAATTGCACCTGAGTTTTGCTTCCGAGTGCCCAACAATTATCTGGAGTTGTTGTCCATGTTGCCTGAGTGTAATAGTTATGCTAACGCGCGTGCGGATTCTATTGATTATTCATCTAATTTGTTGCACGCAATACCTGTTAAGCATGATCCTTACACGCCAGATAGTATGGATAGTCCGAGCCCAAACGCGCTGACTTCCGGAGAGGTCCAAGATCTGTATACGGATCATATTGACAGCAACAACATCGGTGACAACACAACGTCGATGCAGCGATTGTCTCAAATGTCGAACATGTCGAGGCGACACATTGACCGAGCTGTATCTCCCGCTCTACTGAAATCCAGACTAGAGTTGATCGTGCAAAATAAGAAGCAGGAGGACGCGGATCTAGAAGTAGACGCCTCGGACATTAAGAGGAGTCCCAGCGAGTGCCACTTACGTTCTTGGTCCGACTCTGATGATCAACAGTGGTGCGTAAGGAAAAACAGATGTAATAGCGACGTGTCGTGGCAACGGTCCCACGTTTTAACGGAGGCTTGGGTGCAGAGCAAGGGCCAGCAAGGTTATCATTCCTTCAGTAATTTTGCGAACCGATCTTCCTCAAATTCGAGTGCCCCGGAGATCGTTGACGGATTACCACCCGATCTGATCATACCGCGAATAGCCATAATACACGCGAGTAACTTTGAGTCGAACGCAAGCTCAGGGTACTTCCACGACGACAGATTGAGTAATTATTCGGAAAATAAGTTGAGCTCTTATTCGGACGGTTGCACGAAAACGTTGAGCGGCGAGGCTATGAGTTCAGAGAAATCTGACGAGATTGGCGACAAAACGGATGAAGAAGATGGTAACAGATTGAGCTCTAGTACAGATAgaatagagaaagagaataaCACAAATGCGAAATGCCACAACGAATCAGTATcgaataaagatatatattttgaaaaggaTAATAGAGAATTTATCGAGGATGAATGCGACATGTGTAAGGAGACACATAAGTGTCAAATAGAATCGCAAACTTTTGCGAGGAACACGTTTTACATGAAGAATGATGTCTCTGATAAAACGAATGACAAATTAATCATGGAACACTTTCATGAAGATATTCCAGGTGAATCTTATATAAGAAACATACAGTACACAGAAATCCTGTTGGAAAATCAACCAAAGTATCAATCATTGCGGAGAAGACACAATAAAACCGACACGAATCTGGACAAAATAAATGTGGAAATTAGCGATACATCGTACAAAAAGACTAGCATGGAGATAGAGCCTCTTAGAAAACAAGATAGCGACAGCCATGTGATAAAGACATGCCCAGACATACACCCG aacattacgCGCGAGCGTATTATCGCCGTTATACGTACTGCACCCTTGCTAAGAAGAGATCTATTTGCTGGATTTTTCTTTACGAGCGCGTGA